The sequence below is a genomic window from Streptomyces sp. NBC_00704.
CCTGCCCTCCACCGGGGCTGGAGACCCCCCTGCGACCCTCTTCGCCAGCGGCAGCAGAGAGGGAGTCAGCGGAATGTCTCAGAGGAACGCGCAAGCCGTCTCGATAACGAGTGCATTCAGTGTCGTCCGGATGGAGGGCGCCGGATCCTCGGCGCACAGCGAATTCGATCCGAGGAACTTCGACGAACTCCCGGCACGCGAAGTTCCCCTCTCCGCTCTCTCTCCCGGGGTTTCTCTGCGCCAGGGCGGAACGGACGCCGCTCATGTCCGGACTCTCGTCGACGCCGCGGATTCCGCGGAACTGCCCCCCATTCTCGTCCAGGTGGACGGCTGCCGGGTCATCGACGGACTGCACCGCCTGGAGGCCGCCCGCCTCATGGGCGACGAGAGCATCCGCGCCCGCTTCCTCGACTGCTCCAACTCCGAGGCCCTCGTCATCGCGATGAAGGCCAACGGCCTGCACGGCCTGCCGCTGTCGCGGGCCGACCGCGTCGCCGGAGCGCAGCGCGTCCTCGGCTCCCACCCCGACTGGTCCGACCGCGCCATCGCGGGCATCGCCGGACTGAGCGCCAAGACGATCGCCTCGCTGCGCGACCGCTCCGCGATCGCCACCCCCCAGGGCGGCAAGCGCATCGGCCAGGACGGCAGGCGGCGCCCGGTGGACGCGGGCGAGGGCAGGCGGCGCGCCGCCGAGTACATCGCCGCCCATCCGGAGGCCCCGCTGCGCCAGGTCGCGCGGGCCACCGACGTGTCGCTGGGCACGGTGCACGACGTCAGCGCACGGCTGCGGCGCGGCGAGGGGCCCGAACGCAACGGGCGCCGGACCCACGGCGCGCGCCCGCAGCACGTGCGGCCCGTCCACTCCGTACCCCCGCCCGACGACGTGACGGCACCGGCCGAGGGGGCCGGCGACGGCGTCCGGCGGGCGTCGCTGCGGGTCGCGGCCGGCGCCGAGGCCCCGCCGCCGCAGCGCCGCAACCACACCGAGGCCCCGCCCACCTGGGCGGCGGTGGCGGCCAAGATGGCCACCGACCCCGCCATCCGCTACACCGCGGACGGCCGGGAACTGCTGCGCTGGATGCAGGCCCACGCCACCGAGCCCGGCGAGGACTGGCGACGGCTCGTCGACGCCGTCCCGCCGCACTGGCTCGGCGTCGTCGCCCCCATCGCCGAGCACATCGGCAAGGAATGGTGTCTGCTCGCCGAACGCCTGAAGACCCGTCAGGACCTGTGCCGCAAACTGTCCCCCTCGGGCCCCTGACGACCCGGTCCGCCGCCGGGCGTGACCGCTCGGTCCCTCGCCGGGGCCGGTTCGGCGGGTACCGCCCGCAGCCGGGTCACGCTGGCCCGGCCCTGTGCCGGGGCGGTCGTGGCCGGGGTGGTCGCGGCGCACCCGGGGTGCGGCACGACGACCGCCGGGGGCTCCAGGCCGGGCAGGGCGAGCAGCGCCGGCGGATCCGACGGGAGGGCCGGCCGCAGCCGCACCGCCGCGCTGGTGACCTCCCCCGCGGTGACGGTCACGGTCGTGGCGCGGTCGCCCGCGACGAGCGGGGTCCGCACGGCCCGCGGATCGTGACCGGCGCCGGCGGCCACCGCCACCGCGAGCAGATGCCAGCGCCCCTCGGGGACGTCCCGCAGGGTGTAGCAGGACGGACGGTCGCACGGCACGTCGACGACGGCCGAGGCGACGGCCGGGTACTGGACGACGGCCGTGGCGAAGGCCCCCAGGAACACGCGGGCGTTGCCGTGGCCCGGCGGCAGCCTGACCGTGCCCGCGACCGAGCCGCGGGGCGCGTGCGGGCCCGGCTCCGGACCCGGCGGGACCTCCCCCTCGTCGCGGCACAGCCGGCGGAACCGGCCGGGAGACATTCCGACAAGGGCCGTGAAGGACCGCGTGAACGCGTCCGCGCTCGGGAATCCGACCGCCGCGGATATCTCCGCGATGGCCGAAGAGGTGCCCTCGATCAGTTTCTTCGCTTCGTGAATCCGCACCGCTTCGAGAAATCGCCGGGGACTCGTCCCGGTCTCCTCCTGGAAAACGCGCGAGAAATCGAAACGGCCGAGCGGAGTCCTCCGGGCGATGTCCGTGACGGTCAGCGGATCGCCGAATCGCTCGCGCATGTAAGCGACCGCCTTCTCCACCGCTGCGTCCATAGCTCACCTCACCACGTGTCGAACCCCTCAACAGGGTGGCTCGGGAGTGTCGTGATCCGCTCGAACACCGCTCGAGAACCACTACAGGCCGCGGTGAGGAGGAGACCGGGGGCCGGGAGCCCCCGCAGGGCCGTCCGCGGCCGGCGCGGGGGAGCCGGATCCGGTGCCGGCCGGGACGGCGCCGGGGCGGTGTCACCCGTCCGGCGGCAGTCGCGGATCGGCGCCGCGGAACCCGCGCCACCTCGGAAAACCCTGCCGCGACCGCGGCGACGGCGAGCGCCGGCGGGCCCCGGGCGGCCCGGCGCCCGCCGTCCGCCCGCCGCGCCCGCCCGGCCTCCCGGCGGGTTCGCGGCTCCCCGACAGCCCGCGAGGACCGGGCGCACCGGCGCGCCGGCCCGTCCCTCGGCGGCCGTCCGGGCGGCGCGTCCGGCCGCCGCACGGGCGTCGGATCCCCAACTCCCTTGGCACGGGCGGGGCTAGAGTGACCGGCATGACCTCCCTCGCATCCGTCACCCTGGAGGTGGCCGATCTCGCGGCCGCCGAGAGCTTCTACTCCGACGCCTTCGGGCTGGGCCCGCGGCTGCGGCTGCGGGCCTCCGACGCGCAGACGACCGGATTCCGCGGGTTCACGATGTCGATCACCGTCTCCCAGCCCGCCGACGTCGACAGCTTCATCGAGTCCGCCCTCAAGGCCGGCGCCACGACCCTGAAGCCCGCCGCGAAGTCCCTGTGGGGCTACGGCGGCGTCGTGCAGGCCCCGGACGGCACGATCTGGAAGACGGCGACCTCGTCGAAGAAGAACACCGGCCCCGCCACCCGCGCCGTCGACGACCTCGTGCTCCTGCTCGGCGTCGAGGACGTCAAGGCGAGCAAGCAGTTCTACGTCGAGCGCGGCCTGTCCGTCGGCAAGAGCTTCGGCGGCAAGTACGTCGAGTTCGCCTCCGACGACGCCGCCCCCGTCAAGCTCGCGCTCTACAAGCGGAAGGGCCTGGCCAAGGACGTCGGGGTGGCCGAGGAGGGCGGCGGCTCGCACCGCCTCGTGCTCGGCAGCACGTCCGGCTCCTTCACCGACCCGGACGGCTTCGTCTGGGAGGCCGCGCAGGCGTAGGCCCGAGCCGTCCCGCACCGGGGACGGACCGGTGACGGCGGGAACACGAACGCGCCCACCGAGCGGTGCCATTCGCACGGGCACCGATCGGTGGGCTGCGGTCTCGTCCAGGAGGGCGCGCGTCGCTCAGCCGAAGGAGATCCCGGCGCCGACCGCGCCGGTGGCGTCCTGGTAGGCGACCAGCTGGCACTGCTGCGCGGCGCAGTCGACGGTCACGGACGTGCCGGCGCCGGTGCTCCAGTCGGTGGCCTTGAACTGCTTGTGCACCGTGTAGGACGCGGTGAAGACGCCGTCGGCGCCGACGGTGGCCGTGGTCAGCGCGTCGGTGCAGGTGGTGTTCTCCCGGCACTGCGACACGGCGACCTGGGCGCCCGCCGGGAAGCCGGTGCCGGTGACGGTCACGGTCTGGCCGTCCGCCAGACCGCTGCCGGGCGAGACGGCCACCGCCGCGGCCGCGGAGGCCGGAGCGGCGGAGACGGCGAAGGCGGCCACGACGGCGGAACCCAGCAGGCCGGCCTTGGTCAGACGCGAGCGGATCTGCATGTTCTTCTCCCCGATGAGTGCGGAAACGGAACCGGAACGGCGCGTTCTGATGATCACGCCTCACCCAGAGTCGACCGCACCGCATGAGAACGGCTCGAAGCCCACTCGAAACCTGCTCGACCCCACGAGGGAGCGTGCTCGACCCCGCGAGGGAGCCGGCTCGATTCCGCCGGGGAGCGTGCTCGGTTCGCGGGGGAGCGGGCTCGATTCGGCGGGGGAGCGTGCTCGATGCGCGGGGGAGCGTGCTCGACCCCGTGAGGTGCGTGCTCGGTTCGCGGGGGGAGCGTGCCGCGTCGCGGCACCGCCTCCTGCCTCCGCCTCCTGCCCTCCGCCTCCTGCCTCAGCCTCCCGGCTCCCGGCTCCCGGCTTCCGGCTCCCGAGGGGGCGGCCGGGCGGCCCTACGGGTTGCCGAGCATGAAGCCGACGCCGCGCACCGTCACGATCCAGCCGCTGTCGCCCAGCTTGCCGCGCAGGCTGCTGACATGGGTGTCGACGGTACGGCGGGACCAGGAGTCGCCCCAGACCTGCTGGAGCAGCTGCTTGCGCGGGATGACGGTGTCGGGGTGCGAGGCCAGCAGGCACAGGAGGTCGAACTCCTTGCGGGTCAGGGCGACTTCCTCGCCGCCGACCAGGACCTCGCGGGAGCCCACGTCGATGTGCAGGCGGCCGTGCCGGATCTCGCGGGCGGCGGCGGGCTGCCACTCGGCGCGCCGCATCACCGCCTCGATGCGGGCCATCAGCTCGCGCAGCCCGTACGGCTTGGCCACGTAGTCGTCCGCGCCCGCCTGGAGGCCGAGGACGCAGTCCAGCTCGGAGGCGCGGGCGGTGACGATGATGACCGGCACCCGGCTGACGGCGCGGATGGCGCGGCAGACCTCCAGCCCGTCCAGGTCGGGCAGTTCGAGGTCCAGCAGGACGAGATCGGCGTCCTCGTGGGCGCGCAGCGCGGCCTCGCCGCGGCGCACGCCGAAGGCCTCGTGACCGTGCCGGCGCAACTGGGTGACCAGGGACTCGGCGCAGGAGTTGTCGGCGTCGACGACGAGGACGCGGCGGCCGGAGGGCATCGACACGGCCGCGCCGTGCCCGGCGGCGGCGGGCCCGCGGGGGACCGTGGGCCGGGGGGCGGCCGCGGCGGGGCCGGCGGGCGGGCGGGTGTCGAGCAGCGCCTGTGCCGATGTCACGGTCGTGCCTCCCCCGGGGGTGCGGTGCTGTGCGCGGGTCCGGGCCCCGCCCTGACCCGAATCTAGGCAAGCGCGGTCGAGCCCCGGTACAGCCCCGACTGCCTCGCACGGGGCAGGGTCCCCCAGGGGGCGCGGGTGTTACGGGTTGAGGACCCAGGCCGAGTCGTGGCGGGTGAAGCCGATGTGCGGGTAGTAGTCGACGGCCGCGGGCGCGGACAGCAGCACGAGCTTGGCGTCGGGCGCCTCGCCGCGCGTGGCGTCGATCAGCGCGCGGCCGACGCCGGAACGCTGGCGGTCCCGCACGACGGCGATGTCGGACACGTAGGTGACGTAGGAGAAGTCGGAGACGGCGCGCACGATGCCCAGCAGCGTGCCCTCGTCGTCGCGGGCCACCAGCACGAGGTTGGCGTTCTCGACCATGGCCGCGAACCGGTCCCGGTCCCCGACCGGCCGCCGCTCGCCGAGCCCGGAGGCCCGGTAGACGCCGAGGACCTCGTCCAGGTCGAGCGCGGCGCCGTCGACGCGGTCAATCTTCCAGCTCATGCAGCTTCTCCAATCGGGTGCGGATCACGTCGTGGTGCGTGAGGAAGCGCTCCGGGCCGAGCCCGGCCAGGTCGATGCCCTGCTTGGCCAGGGAGGCGCCGAAGTGCTCCCCCGTCGCCAGGGTGTGGCTCGCCGCCGCCTGCACGCTGCGGTACGCGCGCTCGCGCTCCATGCCGTCGCCGAGGAGCTCGGCGAGGACCGCGGAGCTGTGGACGAGGCCGTCGGTCTGGTCGACGTGCGCCCGCATCCGGTCGGCGTCCACGGTCAGCGACGCCACCAGATCGGCGGCCCCGGTCACCTGGAAGTGGCCGACGCTCAGGCTGTCCGGCAGGATCACCCGCTCCACGCTCTGGTGGGCGAGGTCGCGCTCGTGCCAGAGCGCCACGTTCTCCATCGCGGTGTCGGCGTAACCGCGCAGCAGACGGGCCAGCCCGCACAGCCGCTCGCTCGTGGTGGGGTTGCGCTTGTGCGGCATGGCGCTGGACCCCTGGTAGGCGCCGGTGCGCGCCTCCTCGACCTCACGCACCTCGGTGCGCTGCAACAGCCGCAGCTCCAGGGCGATCTGCTCCACGCACGCGCCCAGGACGGCCACGGCCTGGAGGAGCTGGGCGTGCCGGTCGCGGGCGACGACCTGGCTCGGCGCGGGCTCCACGCCGAGGCCGAGCGCCCCGCAGACGTACTCCTCGACGTACGGGTCGATCAGCGCGTACGTGCCGACGGAGCCGGAGACGGTGCCGACGGCGACGGCCTCGCGGGCGGCGGCGAGCCGGCGCAGCGAGCGGTCCACGGCGAAGGCGTGCCCGGCGAGCTTGTGCCCGAAGGTGGTGGGCTCCGCGTGCATGCCGTGGGTGCGGCCCACCATCACGGTGTCCCAGTGCTCCAGGGCCCGCGTGGTCAGCACCCGGCGCAGCCGCCGGGCCGCGTCCGCGAGCAGGTCGGCGGCGCGGGCCAGGGTGTGGCCGAGCGCGGTGTCGACGAGGTCGTAGCTGGTCATGCCGAGGTGCACCCACCGCGCCGAGGACGCGGGGATGTCCTCGCAGTAGGCGGCGAGGAAGGACAGCACCTCGTGGTCGCGCTCGCGCTCGATCTCGGCGACCCGCTCCGGGTCCGGGACCCGGGCGCGGCGCATGTCCTCGACCGCCTCGTGCGGGACGCGGCCGAGGGCGGCCTGCGCCTGCGAGGCGAGGATCTCCACCCGCACCCAGGTGGCGTAGCGGGTGCGGTCGCTGAAGAGGTCCGCCATCTCGGGCAGCGTGTAACGGGCGATCATGCGAGGCCTCCGTCGGGAGTGGAACGGCACGGCACAGGGGCTCGACGCGGGTCAGTAGGCGCCGAAGTACTCACGCTGCTCCCACTCGGTGACCCGGCCGGAGGCGGGCGCCGCCTGCACGCACCAGGCCTCGTAGCGGCGCAGCTCGCTCTCCTTCAGCTTGACCAGGCAGGCGGCGAGCGGCTCGCCGAGCAGCCGGGCGGCCCGTCCCGCGCGGAACGCGTCGAGGGCCTCGCCCAGGTGCTGCGGCACCAGACCGGCGCCGTCGGAGGGGGCGGGCGCGGCCTGGCCGGTCAGGCCCTCCAGTCCCGCGAAGAGCTGCGCGGCGATGTTCAGGTACGGGTTGGCGCACGGCTCGCCGATGCGGTTCTCGATGTGCGCCCCGCCGCCGTGGCCGACGACGCGCAGCATCGCGCTGCGGTCCTCCTGGCTCCAGCCGAGCCGGGTGGGCGCGAGGGCGTGCTCGGCGGCGAGCCGCCGGTAGCCGTTGACGGTGGGCACCGACAGCAGGCACAGCTCGCGCGCCCAGGACAGCAGCCCCTCCGCGTACGCCTTGCCCTGCGGGGGCAGCCCGCCGGAGGGGCCCTCGGCGCCGAACAGGTTGCCGCCCGTGGCGAGGTCGGTGACCGACTGGTTGAGGTGCCAGCCGCTGGGGTCGGCGGCGTCGAGGAGAGGCTGCGACATGAACGAGGCGTGGTGGCCGCGGCGGGCGCACCAGCTCTTGGCGACCGTGCGGAAGAGCAGCATGGCGTCGGCGGCGTCCAGCGCGGACATCGGGCTGAACGTCGTCTCGACCTGACCGGGCCCGGACTCGTGCTCCATCGACCGCAGCGGCAGACCGAGGGCCAGCAGGTGCAGGGCGAGCGGGTCGGTCAGGGGGGCGACGGTGTCGTAGTGCGCGTCGAGGTTGAACTGGTAGCCGGCGTTCAGGGCCGCCACGCGCGGCGCCCGCCCCTGGAGCCCGAAGCCGTTGCCGGTGTTGCCGGGCTCGTCGTCGAGACGCCGGGTCAGGTACCACTCGACTTCCAGGCCGAGGACGGCGCCGAGGCCGTGCTCGGTGTACCGGTCGACGACGCGGCGCAGCACGGCCCGCGAGGACAGCGGGTGCGGACTGCCGTCGCGCAGGTACTCGTCGCCGATCACCCAGGCGGTGCGCGCGCCGCCGCCGGGCAGCCGCTGGAAGGTGAGCGGGTCGGGGACGAGGACGAAGTTGCCGGCGCCGGCGATCTCGTCGACGCCGATGCCGTGCTCGCCGAGGAAGTCGACGGCGACGGCGTGCCCGGTGTCGAAGACGAACGGACCGGGGCTGAAGTTCATGCCGTTGCGCAGCACGGAGCGGAACGCGGCGGCGGTGAGGGTCTTGGAGCGGGCCAGTCCGTGCGGGTCGCCGAAGACGAGGCGGACGAAGTCGAACTCGCCGAGGCCCGCCTCGATCCGCTCGGCGGCGGCGGTGCGGGCCTCGTCCCACAGCCCGTGATCGGCCACGAACGAGGGCCGCCCGACGCAGTCCTGCGCGGCGGGCGAGGACCATGACCTGACGTGCATGGGGAACGTCCTTTCCACGGGCGTGAGTTACCGGGCGGCCGCGGGTTCCAGGGCCCGCGCGGCGGGCGGCGCGAGCGTGCCGAGATCCGACTCCAGGCGTCCGGCGAGCGAGAGGACCAGGTCGTCCCCGCCGACGGGGCCGACCAGTTGCAGGCCCACCGGCAGGCCGGAGCGGGTGAGTCCGGCCGGCAGCGACAGGGCGGGCTGGCCGGTCATGTTGAAGGGGTACGAGGCGGGCGCCCAGGCCAGCCACCGCAGGTCGCGCGGATCGTCCGCCCAGGGCGGGCCGACGGCGTCGGCGGCGAACGGCTCGACGGGCACGGTGGCCATGGCGAGGACGTCGTAGCGGTCCATGACGGTGCGCAGGGTGGCGCGCAGGCCCTGGCGGACCTCCTCGGCGCGGATCACGTCGGCGCCGGTGAGGGTGCGCCCGTACCGGATGACCTCCAGGCGGCCGGGGTCGGCCCACTCGTCGTCCTCGGGGCGCGCCCCGGCCGCCTCGGACGCGGCCAGGAGGTCGACGAGCGCCGGGTACAGGCGGTCGCAGCGCACCTCGACGTCCTCGACCGCATGCCCCTGCCCCAGCAGGGCCAGGCGGGCCTGTCCGCCGACCCGGCGCACCTCGTCGGCGGTGCCGTCGTAGTCGATCCAGCCGATCCTGAGGCGGCGGTCGGCGCGCGGCGCGTCGAGCGAGCCGAGGCCGGAGTCGGGGTCGGCCGGATGCGGGCCGGACATGATCCGCCCGAGCAGCGCCGCGTCGGCCACGGTACGGGCCAGGGGGCCCTGGTGGGCGAGCCGGTCGGCGCTGTTGGGGACGTACGGGATGCGGCCCAGGGTGGGCTTGTAGCCGACGACGCCGCAGAACGCGGCCGGGATCCGGATCGATCCGGCCCCGTCGGTGCCCAGGGCGGCGTCGCACAGGCCCGCGGCCACCGCCGCGGCGGCGCCCCCGCTGGAGCCGCCCGCGGTCAGGCGCGGATCGTAGGGGTTGCGGGTGGGCGGGGCGACCCGGCTGACCGTCGAGGCGCTCCAGCCGTACTCGGAGGTGGCGGTCTTGCCGACGACGACGGCTCCGGCGGCGCGCAGCCGGGCCACCGCGGGAGCGTCCTCGCGGGGCCGGGCGTTGGGCAGCAGCGAGCCCCGCACGGTGGGCAGGTCACGGGTCTGGAGCAGGTCCTTCACCGACACGGTGACGCCGAGCAGCGGCAGCGTCCGCCAGGCGGCGGCGCCGAGCCGGCGGATCCGCGCGTCGGCGCGCTCCGCCGCCCGCAGCGCCTCCTCGCCCGCGACGGCGACGTACGCGTCGAGCGTGTCCCGCTCGCGCGCGGCGGTCAGGACGGCGCTCGTGTGCTCGACGGCGGACAGCTCGCCCCGCCGCAGGAGTTCCCTGGTGTGGCTGACGCCGCGGGCGGTCATTCGCTCTCCCCTCAGGACGCTCGGCGGACCTGGCCGGCCAGCGAGTCCGAGCGTGCGGGCCCCTGGCCCGTGACGGTCGCCCAGTGCCAGGCGGAGTCGAACGCGGTGACCTCCAGACCGGAACCGGCGGCGACCAGCCGGGCGGCGAGCGAGGTGGCGCGGGCGACGAAGCCCGACACCCGGTGCGCGGCGAGCACGTCCTGCTCGCCGAACGGGTCGCCGGCGCAGCGCAGCAGCCTGAGGTCCATGAAGCCGTCGAAGCGGCGCCCGTCGACCTCGACGGCCTGCGGGGAACGCACCGAGAACCGCACGTTGTTGTTGACGTGCCCGTGATGGTGCTGGTCGGAGAAGAACGCGACGTCCGGGACGACGGGCGGCACGAAGTGGTCGCGGGCCGTCACCTCGGGCGCCTTGGGCAGGTTGCCGGCGACGAAGTGCCACGAGTTGTACTGCATCCGCGACGACATCGCCCAGGCGGCGTCGGCGAGCGCGGCCTCGGAGCCGCCGAAGTGCGCGGCGGCCTCGGGGCGCGGCACCAC
It includes:
- a CDS encoding nuclease; its protein translation is MSQRNAQAVSITSAFSVVRMEGAGSSAHSEFDPRNFDELPAREVPLSALSPGVSLRQGGTDAAHVRTLVDAADSAELPPILVQVDGCRVIDGLHRLEAARLMGDESIRARFLDCSNSEALVIAMKANGLHGLPLSRADRVAGAQRVLGSHPDWSDRAIAGIAGLSAKTIASLRDRSAIATPQGGKRIGQDGRRRPVDAGEGRRRAAEYIAAHPEAPLRQVARATDVSLGTVHDVSARLRRGEGPERNGRRTHGARPQHVRPVHSVPPPDDVTAPAEGAGDGVRRASLRVAAGAEAPPPQRRNHTEAPPTWAAVAAKMATDPAIRYTADGRELLRWMQAHATEPGEDWRRLVDAVPPHWLGVVAPIAEHIGKEWCLLAERLKTRQDLCRKLSPSGP
- the purB gene encoding adenylosuccinate lyase — protein: MIARYTLPEMADLFSDRTRYATWVRVEILASQAQAALGRVPHEAVEDMRRARVPDPERVAEIERERDHEVLSFLAAYCEDIPASSARWVHLGMTSYDLVDTALGHTLARAADLLADAARRLRRVLTTRALEHWDTVMVGRTHGMHAEPTTFGHKLAGHAFAVDRSLRRLAAAREAVAVGTVSGSVGTYALIDPYVEEYVCGALGLGVEPAPSQVVARDRHAQLLQAVAVLGACVEQIALELRLLQRTEVREVEEARTGAYQGSSAMPHKRNPTTSERLCGLARLLRGYADTAMENVALWHERDLAHQSVERVILPDSLSVGHFQVTGAADLVASLTVDADRMRAHVDQTDGLVHSSAVLAELLGDGMERERAYRSVQAAASHTLATGEHFGASLAKQGIDLAGLGPERFLTHHDVIRTRLEKLHELED
- a CDS encoding response regulator transcription factor; protein product: MPSGRRVLVVDADNSCAESLVTQLRRHGHEAFGVRRGEAALRAHEDADLVLLDLELPDLDGLEVCRAIRAVSRVPVIIVTARASELDCVLGLQAGADDYVAKPYGLRELMARIEAVMRRAEWQPAAAREIRHGRLHIDVGSREVLVGGEEVALTRKEFDLLCLLASHPDTVIPRKQLLQQVWGDSWSRRTVDTHVSSLRGKLGDSGWIVTVRGVGFMLGNP
- a CDS encoding amidase encodes the protein MTARGVSHTRELLRRGELSAVEHTSAVLTAARERDTLDAYVAVAGEEALRAAERADARIRRLGAAAWRTLPLLGVTVSVKDLLQTRDLPTVRGSLLPNARPREDAPAVARLRAAGAVVVGKTATSEYGWSASTVSRVAPPTRNPYDPRLTAGGSSGGAAAAVAAGLCDAALGTDGAGSIRIPAAFCGVVGYKPTLGRIPYVPNSADRLAHQGPLARTVADAALLGRIMSGPHPADPDSGLGSLDAPRADRRLRIGWIDYDGTADEVRRVGGQARLALLGQGHAVEDVEVRCDRLYPALVDLLAASEAAGARPEDDEWADPGRLEVIRYGRTLTGADVIRAEEVRQGLRATLRTVMDRYDVLAMATVPVEPFAADAVGPPWADDPRDLRWLAWAPASYPFNMTGQPALSLPAGLTRSGLPVGLQLVGPVGGDDLVLSLAGRLESDLGTLAPPAARALEPAAAR
- a CDS encoding GNAT family N-acetyltransferase: MSWKIDRVDGAALDLDEVLGVYRASGLGERRPVGDRDRFAAMVENANLVLVARDDEGTLLGIVRAVSDFSYVTYVSDIAVVRDRQRSGVGRALIDATRGEAPDAKLVLLSAPAAVDYYPHIGFTRHDSAWVLNP
- a CDS encoding AraC family transcriptional regulator; its protein translation is MDAAVEKAVAYMRERFGDPLTVTDIARRTPLGRFDFSRVFQEETGTSPRRFLEAVRIHEAKKLIEGTSSAIAEISAAVGFPSADAFTRSFTALVGMSPGRFRRLCRDEGEVPPGPEPGPHAPRGSVAGTVRLPPGHGNARVFLGAFATAVVQYPAVASAVVDVPCDRPSCYTLRDVPEGRWHLLAVAVAAGAGHDPRAVRTPLVAGDRATTVTVTAGEVTSAAVRLRPALPSDPPALLALPGLEPPAVVVPHPGCAATTPATTAPAQGRASVTRLRAVPAEPAPARDRAVTPGGGPGRQGPEGDSLRHRS
- a CDS encoding enediyne antibiotic chromoprotein, whose translation is MQIRSRLTKAGLLGSAVVAAFAVSAAPASAAAAVAVSPGSGLADGQTVTVTGTGFPAGAQVAVSQCRENTTCTDALTTATVGADGVFTASYTVHKQFKATDWSTGAGTSVTVDCAAQQCQLVAYQDATGAVGAGISFG
- a CDS encoding glyoxalase; the encoded protein is MTSLASVTLEVADLAAAESFYSDAFGLGPRLRLRASDAQTTGFRGFTMSITVSQPADVDSFIESALKAGATTLKPAAKSLWGYGGVVQAPDGTIWKTATSSKKNTGPATRAVDDLVLLLGVEDVKASKQFYVERGLSVGKSFGGKYVEFASDDAAPVKLALYKRKGLAKDVGVAEEGGGSHRLVLGSTSGSFTDPDGFVWEAAQA
- a CDS encoding glutamine synthetase family protein; its protein translation is MHVRSWSSPAAQDCVGRPSFVADHGLWDEARTAAAERIEAGLGEFDFVRLVFGDPHGLARSKTLTAAAFRSVLRNGMNFSPGPFVFDTGHAVAVDFLGEHGIGVDEIAGAGNFVLVPDPLTFQRLPGGGARTAWVIGDEYLRDGSPHPLSSRAVLRRVVDRYTEHGLGAVLGLEVEWYLTRRLDDEPGNTGNGFGLQGRAPRVAALNAGYQFNLDAHYDTVAPLTDPLALHLLALGLPLRSMEHESGPGQVETTFSPMSALDAADAMLLFRTVAKSWCARRGHHASFMSQPLLDAADPSGWHLNQSVTDLATGGNLFGAEGPSGGLPPQGKAYAEGLLSWARELCLLSVPTVNGYRRLAAEHALAPTRLGWSQEDRSAMLRVVGHGGGAHIENRIGEPCANPYLNIAAQLFAGLEGLTGQAAPAPSDGAGLVPQHLGEALDAFRAGRAARLLGEPLAACLVKLKESELRRYEAWCVQAAPASGRVTEWEQREYFGAY